The following coding sequences lie in one Pseudorasbora parva isolate DD20220531a chromosome 18, ASM2467924v1, whole genome shotgun sequence genomic window:
- the LOC137047053 gene encoding oocyte zinc finger protein XlCOF6-like: MEIKEESCRVKDEQTEEQIDSVEVDEDKQQKPHHFTNEDGNTVDSKTEKNFTPKRARKTGVKRSFTCSECGKILTQKVHLNVHMRIHTGEKPFTCSQCGKSFSQKNSLINHLRRHSGVRPFSCDQCEKTFIAASYLTKHLKIHTGVKPHVCSFCGKSFSRLNSLKDHERIHTGVRPYVCFDCGKTFTTSSTLNQHQRIHTGEKPYQCSNCGESFAYSSSLKYHKKKTKMFCLKFGGARATEATHPSLEKKRREEEASRRNYSRRNYRHTIVKMEIKEEPCRIKDEETEEQIDSVEVDEDKQQKPHHFTNEDGKTGVKRSFTCSECGKSLTQKVHLNAHMMIHTGEKPFTCTQCGKSFICKQYLNDHMRIHTGEKPFTCSQCGKSFSQKNSLINHLRRHSGVRPFSCDQCEKTFIAASYLTKHLKIHTGVKPHVCSFCGKSFSRLTSLKLHERIHTGVRPYVCFDCGKSYTSSSTLNQHQRIHTGEKPYQCSNCGESFAYLSSLRYHKKKTKMFCLKLPK; this comes from the exons aCTCTGTGGAAGTGGATGAAGACAAGCAGCAAAAACCTCATCATTTCACAAATGAAGATGGAAACACAGTTGATTCAAAGACTGAAAAGAATTTCACACCAAAAAGAGCTCGAAAAACTGGAGTCAAAAGATCCTTCACCTGCTCTGAGTGTGGAAAGATTTTAACTCAGAAAGTACACCTAAATGTGCACATgaggattcacactggagaaaaaccattcacatgctctcagtgtggaaagagtttcagtcaGAAAAACTCTCTCATAAATCATCTGCGCCGTCACTCTGGAGTAAGACCGTTCAGCTGTGATCAGTGTGAGAAAACATTTATTGCGGCATCATACTTAACAAAACACCTTAAAATTCATACTGGTGTGAAGCCTCACGTTTGTTCTttttgtggaaagagtttttcaCGACTGAACTCTTTAAAAGACCATGAGCGTATTCATACTGGTGTGAGACCCTATGTGTGCTTTGACTGTGGAAAGACCTTCACTACATCAAGCACATTAAATCAACACCAGAGAATTCACACCGGAGAAAAACCGTACCAGTGCTCAAACTGTGGGGAGAGTTTCGCTTATTCATCTAGTCTAAAGTATCATAAGAAAAAAACGAAAATGTTTTGCCTAAAGTT TGGAGGCGCTCGAGCGACCGAGGCAACGCATCCGAGTCTAGAGAAGAAGAGAA gagaagaagaagcaAGCAGGAGGAATTACTCCAGGAGAAACTACAGACATACTATTGTAAAGATGGAGATTAAGGAAGAACCCTGCAGAATAAAAGATGAAGAGACAGAGGAACAAATAG ACTCGGTGGAAGTGGATGAAGACAAGCAGCAAAAACCTCATCATTTCACAAATGAAGATGGAAAAACTGGAGTCAAAAGATCCTTCACCTGCTctgagtgtggaaagagtttaaCTCAGAAAGTACACCTAAATGCGCACATGatgattcacactggagagaaaccgttcACATgtactcagtgtggaaagagtttcatttGCAAACAATACCTAAATGATCACATgaggattcacactggagaaaaaccattcacatgctctcagtgtggaaagagtttcagtcaGAAAAACTCTCTCATAAATCATCTGCGCCGTCACTCTGGAGTAAGACCGTTCAGCTGTGATCAGTGTGAGAAAACATTTATTGCGGCATCATACTTAACAAAACACCTTAAAATTCATACTGGTGTGAAGCCTCACGTTTGTTCTttttgtggaaagagtttttcaCGACTGACCTCTTTAAAACTGCATGAGCGTATTCATACTGGTGTGAGACCCTATGTGTGCTTTGACTGTGGGAAGAGCTACACTTCATCAAGCACATTAAATCAACACCAGAGAATTCACACCGGAGAAAAACCATACCAGTGCTCAAACTGTGGGGAGAGTTTCGCTTATTTATCTAGTCTAAGGTATCATAAGAAAAAAACGAAAATGTTTTGCCTAAAGTTGCCTAAATGA